A portion of the Clostridium gelidum genome contains these proteins:
- the ascB gene encoding 6-phospho-beta-glucosidase, producing MSKYSFPEEFLWGGAIAANQAEGAYREDGKGLSTVDVIPHGINRMKVKLGLEEDLTLKDNEFYPSHEAIDFYHHYKEDIALMAEMGFKVFRTSIAWTRLFPNGDDSKPNAAGIKFYKDLFLECKKYNIEPLVTLCHFDVPMGLVNKYGSWKNREMIASFEKYARCCFKEFDGLVKYWLTFNEINILIHSPFSGAGIYFKEGENKEQVKYQAAHHMLVASALATKIAHEQNPENKVGCMLAGGDFYPYSCDPRDVWMAHAKDRENLFFIDVQARGKYPSYSKRVFAEKEVSIAMEENDLDILKNTVDFISFSYYSSRCASKNMENQTEANVVKSIKNPYLEVSEWGWAIDPLGLRITMNTLYDRYEKPLFIVENGLGAKDTIEEDGSINDDYRIDYLRQHIMEMKEAMEDGVELLGYTSWGCIDLVSASTGEMSKRYGFIYVDKQDDGTGTLERKRKKSFYWYKKVIESNGECLI from the coding sequence ATGAGTAAATACAGTTTCCCAGAAGAATTTCTGTGGGGAGGAGCTATTGCAGCAAATCAGGCTGAAGGTGCTTATAGAGAAGATGGAAAAGGTTTAAGCACCGTAGATGTTATACCACATGGAATAAACAGAATGAAAGTGAAATTAGGGTTAGAAGAAGATTTGACTTTGAAAGATAATGAATTTTATCCAAGTCATGAGGCAATTGATTTTTATCATCATTATAAAGAAGATATTGCTCTGATGGCTGAAATGGGATTCAAGGTTTTTAGAACTTCAATCGCATGGACAAGACTATTCCCTAATGGAGATGATAGCAAACCTAATGCAGCAGGAATTAAATTTTATAAAGACTTATTTTTAGAATGTAAAAAATATAATATAGAGCCATTAGTAACATTATGTCACTTTGATGTTCCAATGGGACTGGTTAATAAATATGGATCATGGAAGAACAGAGAAATGATAGCATCTTTTGAAAAATATGCAAGATGCTGCTTTAAAGAATTTGATGGTTTAGTTAAATACTGGCTAACATTTAATGAAATAAATATATTGATACATAGTCCTTTTTCGGGAGCAGGTATATATTTCAAGGAAGGTGAAAACAAAGAGCAGGTTAAGTATCAGGCTGCGCATCATATGTTAGTAGCAAGTGCATTAGCAACTAAAATAGCTCATGAACAAAATCCAGAAAATAAAGTTGGATGTATGCTGGCAGGAGGAGATTTTTATCCGTATTCATGTGATCCAAGAGATGTATGGATGGCTCATGCAAAGGATAGAGAAAATTTATTTTTTATAGACGTACAGGCTAGAGGTAAGTATCCATCATATTCAAAGAGGGTATTTGCGGAAAAAGAAGTTAGTATTGCAATGGAAGAAAATGATTTAGATATATTAAAAAATACAGTAGATTTTATATCTTTTAGCTATTATTCTTCTAGATGTGCATCTAAGAATATGGAAAATCAAACTGAAGCTAATGTTGTTAAATCCATAAAAAATCCTTATTTAGAAGTTAGTGAATGGGGATGGGCCATTGATCCGCTAGGACTTAGAATAACTATGAATACTCTATATGATAGATATGAAAAACCTTTATTTATAGTAGAAAATGGACTTGGTGCTAAAGATACAATAGAAGAGGATGGCTCAATAAATGATGATTATAGAATTGATTATCTTAGACAGCATATCATGGAAATGAAAGAAGCCATGGAAGATGGAGTTGAACTATTAGGATATACATCTTGGGGATGTATCGATTTAGTTTCAGCATCAACTGGAGAGATGAGTAAAAGATATGGATTTATATATGTGGATAAACAAGATGATGGAACTGGAACTTTAGAGAGAAAAAGAAAAAAATCATTTTATTGGTATAAAAAAGTAATAGAATCAAACGGTGAATGTTTAATATAA
- the ilvD gene encoding dihydroxy-acid dehydratase has product MISQEIRKIAPEMDPLRRGMGWSTDDLSKTQIIIESTFGDSHPGSAHLDKFVNKAMDGISEAGGKGSRFYATDICDGQAQGHDGINYSLVSRDILASLIEIHAKATPFDGGVFISSCDKGVPSHLMAIGRVNIPSVIVTGGVMEAGPDLLTLEQIGMYSAMYQRGEITKDKLTYYKNNACPSCGACSFMGTASTMQVMAEALGLMLPGTALMIATCSDLEDAAKEAGHHAVKLAELNLKPRDIVTYKSFENAIMVHAAISGSTNSLLHIPAIAHEFGMYLDVSEFDKIHRNIPYLLDIRPTGKWPAEYFYYAGGVPAIMEEIKDYLHLDVLTVTGKTLGENLEDLKGNGYYEKCNAYLEKVGLKREDIIRKHTNPIGSNGAIAILKGNLAPKGAVVKHSAVPKEMHKAILKARPFDSEEEAINAILTKTIKPGDAVIIRYEGPKGSGMPEMFYTTEAISSDEKLSASIALLTDGRFSGASKGPAIGHISPEAAVGGPIALVHENDLIEIDIQSRKLQVVGINGEKCSLEEVEKEFEERRKNWVPKEEKYKSGVLSIYSKNAVDPMLGGYMK; this is encoded by the coding sequence ATGATTAGCCAAGAAATTAGAAAAATAGCTCCTGAAATGGATCCTTTAAGAAGAGGTATGGGATGGAGCACAGATGATTTATCTAAAACACAGATAATAATTGAAAGTACTTTTGGAGACAGCCATCCAGGCAGTGCGCATCTGGATAAGTTTGTAAATAAGGCTATGGATGGGATAAGTGAAGCAGGCGGGAAAGGCTCTCGATTTTATGCAACTGATATATGTGATGGACAGGCACAAGGTCATGATGGTATAAATTATTCCTTAGTATCAAGGGATATATTAGCATCATTGATTGAAATTCATGCAAAGGCAACACCTTTTGATGGAGGAGTATTTATATCCAGCTGTGATAAGGGGGTTCCCTCTCATTTAATGGCAATAGGTAGAGTAAATATTCCATCTGTAATTGTAACCGGAGGAGTTATGGAAGCAGGTCCTGATCTGCTTACACTAGAACAAATCGGAATGTACAGTGCCATGTATCAAAGAGGAGAAATAACAAAAGATAAACTGACATATTATAAGAATAATGCATGTCCGTCTTGCGGTGCATGCTCATTCATGGGAACTGCATCCACAATGCAGGTTATGGCTGAAGCATTAGGGTTAATGCTTCCAGGGACGGCTTTAATGATTGCAACATGCAGTGATTTAGAAGATGCAGCTAAGGAAGCAGGACATCATGCTGTTAAGCTGGCTGAATTAAATTTAAAACCTAGAGATATAGTAACTTATAAATCTTTTGAAAATGCAATTATGGTTCATGCAGCAATTTCAGGTTCGACTAATTCGTTATTACATATACCAGCAATTGCACATGAATTTGGAATGTACCTTGATGTTAGTGAGTTTGATAAAATACACAGAAATATACCATATTTGCTAGATATAAGACCTACAGGAAAATGGCCAGCAGAGTATTTTTACTATGCTGGTGGAGTTCCTGCAATAATGGAAGAAATAAAAGATTATTTACATCTGGATGTTTTAACAGTTACAGGAAAAACATTAGGTGAAAACTTAGAAGATTTAAAAGGAAATGGCTATTATGAAAAGTGCAATGCGTATTTAGAAAAGGTCGGATTAAAAAGAGAAGACATAATACGTAAACATACAAATCCAATAGGAAGTAATGGAGCAATAGCTATACTAAAAGGCAATCTAGCACCAAAGGGAGCAGTAGTTAAACATTCTGCAGTTCCAAAAGAAATGCATAAGGCTATATTGAAAGCTAGACCATTTGACAGTGAAGAAGAAGCTATAAATGCAATATTAACAAAAACTATTAAGCCAGGGGACGCAGTTATAATAAGATATGAAGGACCAAAAGGAAGCGGTATGCCTGAAATGTTTTATACAACAGAAGCTATATCATCTGATGAAAAATTATCAGCAAGTATTGCATTGTTAACAGATGGAAGGTTTTCAGGAGCGTCCAAAGGTCCAGCAATAGGTCATATATCACCAGAAGCAGCAGTAGGAGGCCCAATAGCATTAGTTCATGAAAATGATTTGATAGAAATCGATATACAGTCTAGAAAGCTTCAGGTTGTAGGGATAAATGGAGAAAAATGCAGCCTAGAAGAAGTTGAAAAAGAGTTTGAAGAACGTAGAAAAAACTGGGTTCCGAAAGAAGAAAAATATAAATCGGGAGTTCTAAGCATATATTCTAAAAATGCAGTTGATCCAATGCTAGGCGGGTATATGAAATAA
- a CDS encoding PTS sugar transporter subunit IIA: protein MNIFEKFINKKQEETIIKKTENGFIYAPMEGEVIPLKEINDGVFSEEMLGKGCGMKPTDGKLYAPFDGEIILITETKHAIALKSCDGIELLIHIGMDTVKMNGKGFNPLVKVGEKIKCGQSLMTFSISDIEKAGYVTTTAIVVTNSDQYRDIEVLAQGHREKLEKLIKIL, encoded by the coding sequence ATGAATATATTTGAAAAATTTATAAATAAAAAGCAAGAAGAAACAATTATAAAAAAAACGGAAAATGGCTTTATTTATGCACCAATGGAAGGCGAAGTAATTCCTTTGAAAGAAATTAATGATGGTGTATTTTCAGAAGAAATGCTTGGAAAAGGATGTGGAATGAAGCCGACCGATGGAAAATTATATGCACCTTTTGATGGAGAAATTATTTTGATTACAGAAACAAAACATGCAATTGCATTGAAAAGCTGTGATGGAATAGAACTACTAATTCATATAGGAATGGATACAGTTAAAATGAATGGAAAAGGCTTTAATCCATTAGTGAAAGTTGGAGAAAAAATAAAATGTGGGCAATCACTGATGACATTTTCTATATCTGATATTGAAAAGGCAGGATATGTGACTACTACAGCAATAGTTGTAACAAACTCTGATCAATATAGAGATATAGAAGTACTTGCACAAGGTCATAGAGAAAAATTAGAAAAGCTTATCAAAATTTTATAA
- a CDS encoding CD3324 family protein, which yields MKYEKAQNILPDGIIKIIQKYTDGGYIYIPRKNENKKSWGENTETKRYLKARDKEIFNKYSSGVIVKILSKQYFLTESSIRRIIRNQRNYD from the coding sequence ATGAAATATGAGAAAGCACAAAATATACTACCTGATGGTATAATTAAAATAATTCAAAAGTATACTGATGGTGGATATATCTATATACCTAGAAAAAATGAAAACAAAAAATCCTGGGGAGAAAATACTGAAACTAAAAGATATCTTAAAGCACGAGATAAAGAAATTTTTAATAAGTATTCCTCTGGAGTGATTGTTAAAATCTTATCGAAGCAGTACTTCTTAACAGAAAGCAGTATTAGAAGAATAATCAGGAATCAAAGAAATTATGATTAA
- a CDS encoding ABC-F family ATP-binding cassette domain-containing protein yields MSILEIENMSHSFGDRILFSNVSFRLLKAEHIGIIGANGEGKSTFMKIITNKILPDGGTIEWNSKFSIGYMDQQVDLKEGITALNFLKEAFLNLYNIENKINDLYNKLGNMNDEEMNKNLNKIATMQEILNKSDFYSINSKIQSTAAGLGMKDLLDNDVSVLSGGQRTKVLLAKLLLQKPDILLLDEPTNHLDEEHIEWLKNYLINYESAFILISHDNSFLNSVVNVVYHLEHKALTRYGGNYDYFVKLYEIRKQQRLIEYKEQQNEIAKLEDYIRKNKVRTATSKQAKAREKKLNKIEKIEIKKEIIKPHFNFKSVKMPESIIFKASNLIIGYNNPLSKPLNLKMKRGQKIAIIGANGLGKTTLLKSLLGLLKPINGEITLSSYKKIGYFEQEIAEDNTTPVLNDVWNTFPNLTQTEVRRDLARCGLTRQHIDSPINILSGGEQAKVRLCKLINEPTNILVLDEPTNHLDIYAKNELKRALKEYEGSIILVCHEPEFYKDIATDVWTCENWRCCNK; encoded by the coding sequence ATGAGTATTCTAGAAATTGAAAACATGAGCCATTCATTTGGAGATAGAATATTATTTAGTAATGTATCTTTTAGATTATTAAAAGCAGAACATATTGGTATTATTGGTGCTAACGGTGAGGGTAAATCAACCTTTATGAAAATTATTACAAATAAAATTTTGCCAGATGGAGGAACTATTGAGTGGAATAGTAAATTTAGCATTGGGTATATGGATCAACAGGTTGATTTAAAAGAAGGAATTACTGCATTAAATTTTTTGAAAGAAGCATTTCTAAATTTATATAATATAGAAAATAAAATAAATGATTTATATAATAAGCTTGGCAATATGAACGATGAGGAAATGAATAAAAACCTAAATAAAATTGCTACCATGCAGGAAATATTAAATAAAAGTGATTTTTACAGTATTAATTCCAAAATACAATCAACCGCAGCTGGTCTTGGAATGAAGGATCTTTTAGATAATGATGTTTCAGTTTTAAGTGGAGGTCAGAGAACTAAAGTTTTACTTGCTAAACTACTGCTGCAAAAACCAGATATTTTATTGTTAGATGAGCCAACTAACCATCTAGATGAAGAACATATTGAATGGCTTAAAAATTATTTGATAAACTATGAAAGTGCATTTATATTAATATCCCATGATAATAGTTTTTTAAATAGTGTAGTAAATGTAGTTTATCATCTTGAGCATAAAGCATTAACAAGATATGGGGGAAACTATGATTATTTTGTTAAACTTTATGAAATACGAAAACAACAGAGGTTAATTGAATATAAAGAACAGCAAAACGAAATTGCAAAGCTTGAAGATTATATAAGAAAAAATAAAGTGAGAACTGCAACTTCAAAACAAGCTAAAGCAAGAGAAAAAAAACTTAATAAAATTGAAAAAATAGAAATCAAAAAAGAAATTATAAAACCTCATTTTAACTTTAAAAGTGTAAAAATGCCAGAAAGCATAATTTTTAAAGCGAGCAATTTAATTATTGGATACAACAATCCCTTAAGCAAACCTCTAAATTTAAAAATGAAAAGAGGACAAAAAATTGCAATAATTGGAGCTAATGGTTTAGGAAAAACAACTCTTCTAAAAAGCTTACTTGGATTATTAAAACCTATAAATGGTGAAATAACTTTAAGCAGTTATAAAAAGATAGGATATTTTGAACAGGAGATTGCAGAAGATAATACTACTCCAGTTTTAAATGATGTTTGGAACACTTTTCCGAATTTAACTCAAACGGAAGTAAGACGTGATCTTGCTAGATGTGGATTAACAAGGCAGCATATAGATAGTCCTATTAATATATTAAGTGGAGGAGAACAAGCTAAAGTTAGATTATGTAAGTTAATTAATGAACCCACCAATATATTAGTTTTAGATGAACCAACAAACCACTTAGATATTTATGCTAAAAATGAACTTAAGCGTGCTTTAAAAGAATATGAAGGCAGCATAATTCTAGTATGCCATGAACCGGAGTTTTATAAAGATATTGCAACAGATGTATGGACTTGCGAAAATTGGAGGTGTTGCAATAAGTAA
- a CDS encoding ABC transporter ATP-binding protein, with protein sequence MKSILSIERIEKYYGSKDNVTKAIDNISFKVDEGEFVGIMGPSGSGKTTLLNCISTIDNVTAGKIIINNSDITRLKSKELDKFRQNELGFIFQDFNLLDTLTGYENIALALTIKGEKSSEIDEKIKSVAKHLEIGQILDKYPYEMSGGQKQRVASARAIVTNPSLVLADEPTGSLDSKSARLLLERLETLNKDLNTTILMVTHDCFTASYAHRILFIKDGRIFSELIRGNDTRKEFFNKIIEVITLLGGDDNNVF encoded by the coding sequence ATGAAAAGCATATTAAGTATAGAAAGAATTGAAAAGTATTATGGTAGTAAAGATAATGTAACAAAGGCTATAGATAATATCAGCTTTAAGGTAGATGAGGGGGAGTTCGTTGGAATAATGGGACCTTCAGGAAGTGGTAAAACTACATTACTTAACTGTATATCAACTATTGACAATGTTACTGCGGGTAAAATAATAATAAATAATAGTGATATTACTAGACTAAAATCAAAAGAGTTAGATAAGTTTAGACAAAATGAGTTAGGTTTTATATTTCAAGACTTTAATTTATTAGATACTCTGACAGGTTATGAGAATATTGCTTTAGCATTAACAATAAAAGGGGAGAAAAGTTCAGAAATAGATGAAAAAATAAAATCAGTAGCAAAACATTTAGAAATAGGACAGATATTAGATAAATATCCTTATGAAATGTCTGGTGGACAAAAGCAAAGAGTTGCATCAGCAAGGGCAATAGTAACTAATCCATCTTTAGTGCTTGCTGATGAGCCAACAGGATCGCTAGATTCAAAATCGGCTAGACTATTACTTGAAAGACTTGAAACTCTAAACAAGGATTTGAATACTACCATACTTATGGTTACTCACGATTGTTTTACAGCAAGCTATGCTCATAGGATACTTTTTATTAAAGATGGAAGAATCTTTAGCGAACTAATAAGAGGAAATGACACTAGAAAGGAATTCTTTAATAAAATTATAGAAGTTATAACTCTTCTTGGAGGTGACGATAACAATGTATTTTAA
- a CDS encoding FtsX-like permease family protein encodes MYFKLAASNIKKSYKDYTIYFLTLILAVCIFYSFNSIDSQKALFDMKSSNANYISKLAETMSIFSIFVSVILGSLILYANNFLIKKRKKELGIYMTLGMGKRKISRILVTETSIVGAISLIAGLILGMGTSQVLSAFTLKLFDVAMEEYRFTVSISAIGKTILCFGIMFLLVMIFNVFIISKYKIIDLLAADKKNENIKFKNPFIYLASFVLSVVSLTCVYKFILKIGIDTWNPMFRPSLVISVVGTLLFFFSLSGVILYIVNNNKNVYFKGLNIFVVKQISRKVNTNFISMSVICLMLFITILVLSTGISLKKDFEAGLEKITPFDASLILYADDETQNVEDIFNKIDFKISENEKYEIHNEYGADVKLNELFTSEDEVLEGWGAGLVKISDYNKMLKLKGEKEISLNKDEVLILSNYNKLIKPINQKLNNGNKVNIKGKEYVVKNHKAIEGNLDTDRISDNYCTIVINDEFLSDCKVFESVLNVMYCDESREENNKKYEEIDKNSWIGGKYESLNLPHINASSKDGIYSEEKGSTTSILFLAIYLAIVFLITSMAVLALQQLSEASDSIERYRALRRIGANKKMINKTIFIQTLIHFSLPVILALIHSIVGVIVVNNEISTYSQIDIRFSTLITALIFVVVYVGYFYITYTGYKNIVKNSI; translated from the coding sequence ATGTATTTTAAGCTAGCTGCTAGCAATATAAAAAAAAGTTATAAGGACTATACGATATATTTCTTAACACTAATACTAGCTGTTTGTATATTTTATAGTTTTAACTCTATAGATTCACAAAAGGCACTTTTTGATATGAAATCTTCAAATGCAAATTACATATCAAAATTAGCTGAAACTATGTCTATTTTTTCAATATTTGTATCAGTAATATTAGGCAGTTTAATATTATATGCAAATAATTTTTTGATAAAGAAACGTAAAAAAGAATTAGGAATATATATGACTTTAGGTATGGGGAAAAGAAAAATATCTAGAATTTTAGTAACAGAGACATCTATAGTAGGAGCTATATCTTTAATTGCTGGTCTTATATTAGGAATGGGAACATCGCAGGTTTTATCTGCTTTTACATTAAAATTATTTGATGTTGCAATGGAGGAATATAGATTTACTGTTTCAATAAGTGCTATAGGTAAGACTATATTATGCTTTGGAATAATGTTTTTACTTGTAATGATATTTAATGTATTTATTATTTCTAAATACAAAATAATTGATTTACTAGCAGCAGATAAAAAAAATGAAAATATAAAATTTAAAAATCCTTTTATATATTTAGCATCATTTGTGTTAAGTGTAGTGTCATTAACATGTGTGTATAAATTTATACTAAAGATAGGAATAGACACATGGAACCCTATGTTTAGGCCATCACTAGTCATTTCAGTAGTAGGTACATTATTATTTTTCTTTAGTTTATCTGGAGTTATATTATATATAGTAAATAATAATAAAAATGTATATTTTAAAGGATTAAATATATTTGTAGTGAAACAAATAAGTAGGAAGGTTAATACAAATTTCATATCAATGTCAGTAATATGTTTAATGTTATTTATTACAATACTTGTATTATCTACAGGAATAAGTCTTAAGAAAGATTTTGAAGCAGGGCTCGAAAAAATAACACCTTTTGATGCCAGTCTAATATTATATGCTGATGATGAAACACAAAATGTAGAAGATATATTTAATAAAATTGATTTTAAAATAAGTGAAAATGAAAAATATGAAATTCATAATGAATATGGTGCAGATGTTAAGCTGAACGAGTTATTTACAAGTGAAGACGAAGTTCTTGAAGGTTGGGGAGCAGGTCTTGTAAAGATATCTGATTATAATAAAATGCTAAAATTAAAGGGTGAAAAAGAAATAAGCTTAAACAAAGATGAAGTTTTAATTTTATCAAATTATAATAAATTAATTAAACCAATTAATCAAAAATTAAATAATGGCAATAAAGTGAATATTAAAGGAAAAGAATATGTAGTAAAAAATCATAAGGCTATAGAGGGGAATCTCGATACCGATAGAATATCAGATAATTATTGCACAATAGTTATAAATGATGAGTTTTTATCTGATTGTAAAGTTTTTGAATCAGTACTTAATGTAATGTATTGTGACGAAAGCAGAGAGGAAAACAATAAAAAATACGAAGAAATAGACAAGAATTCCTGGATTGGTGGTAAGTATGAAAGCTTAAACCTTCCACATATAAATGCATCGTCAAAGGATGGAATTTATTCTGAGGAAAAGGGTTCGACAACATCAATATTATTTCTTGCAATATATTTAGCTATAGTATTTTTAATAACAAGCATGGCGGTATTAGCCCTTCAACAATTATCAGAAGCTAGTGATAGTATAGAAAGATATAGAGCTTTAAGGAGAATTGGTGCAAACAAAAAAATGATAAATAAAACAATATTTATTCAAACTTTGATACATTTTAGCCTTCCAGTGATTCTTGCATTAATTCATTCAATTGTTGGTGTTATTGTAGTTAATAATGAGATAAGTACGTATAGCCAGATAGATATTAGATTTTCAACTTTAATAACAGCTTTAATATTTGTTGTAGTTTATGTAGGATATTTCTATATAACATATACAGGCTATAAAAATATAGTAAAAAATAGTATTTAG
- a CDS encoding response regulator transcription factor: MRKIIIIEDDEVIREELQNFLKKYGYEVNAPVEFNNIIQYVENENANLILLDINLPEFDGYYICREIRKTSDVPIIIVTSRDSEVDELISMNLGADDFITKPYNTEILLARITNTLKRTYGNLKTNNILNYKDFNLNLSNATVIYKDKSLELTKNEVKMLSYLINNKGSIVKRDSLMEYLWKAEYFVDDSTLNVNINRLRKKLVEIGIENPIETRRGLGYIMP, from the coding sequence ATGAGGAAAATTATTATTATTGAAGATGATGAAGTTATAAGAGAAGAATTACAAAATTTTTTGAAAAAGTATGGATATGAAGTAAATGCACCAGTAGAGTTTAATAACATAATACAATATGTTGAAAATGAGAATGCAAACCTTATATTACTAGACATAAATCTTCCAGAGTTTGATGGCTATTATATATGTAGAGAAATACGTAAAACATCAGATGTCCCAATTATAATAGTTACAAGTAGAGATAGTGAAGTAGATGAATTAATTAGTATGAATTTAGGAGCAGATGATTTTATAACAAAACCTTATAATACAGAAATACTACTTGCGAGAATAACAAATACTTTAAAAAGAACATATGGAAACTTAAAAACCAATAATATATTAAATTACAAAGATTTTAATTTAAATCTTTCAAATGCAACGGTTATTTATAAAGACAAGTCCTTGGAGTTGACAAAAAATGAGGTTAAGATGCTTTCCTACTTAATAAATAATAAGGGAAGTATAGTAAAACGAGATTCTCTTATGGAATACTTGTGGAAAGCAGAGTATTTTGTAGATGACAGCACTTTAAATGTTAATATTAACAGATTAAGAAAAAAGCTTGTAGAGATAGGTATAGAAAATCCAATAGAAACAAGAAGAGGGTTAGGGTACATAATGCCATGA
- a CDS encoding sensor histidine kinase, translating into MSIGEFIKDKTVIILCNMLMFIVLAAIMFVINVSFIIIVFAFCIWFFPLCSYVTLEYIKYKNYYNEIDSILEKLDKKYLLPEMIKEADFIQGEKLNCILKELSRDMHENVKYYKDMQMDYREYIETWVHEIKTPIASTKLIIENNQNEVTNKIDFQVDRIEGFVEQVLYYSRSNNAHKDYIIKQINLDDVVRNVVKRNYRDFIHKKIKLDIKDINEIVYTDEKWTKFIINQIIGNSIKYCSNKEPIINIYSVKKANSVMLIIDDNGVGIIDKDINRIFEKGFTGENGRRFSKSTGIGLYLCEKLCLKLGLKISIDSEVNKGTRVTIIFPLSDMVTFTEEN; encoded by the coding sequence ATGAGTATAGGTGAATTTATTAAAGATAAAACTGTTATAATACTATGCAATATGCTTATGTTTATTGTACTCGCAGCTATAATGTTTGTTATTAATGTTAGCTTCATTATAATTGTATTTGCTTTTTGTATCTGGTTTTTTCCATTATGTTCATATGTGACCCTTGAGTATATAAAATATAAAAATTATTATAATGAGATTGATAGCATATTAGAAAAATTGGACAAGAAATATCTACTTCCAGAGATGATAAAGGAAGCAGACTTTATACAAGGGGAAAAACTCAATTGTATACTTAAAGAACTAAGTAGAGATATGCATGAGAATGTAAAATATTATAAAGATATGCAGATGGATTATAGAGAATACATAGAGACTTGGGTCCATGAAATTAAAACGCCAATAGCTTCTACAAAGCTGATAATTGAAAATAATCAAAATGAAGTAACTAATAAAATAGACTTCCAGGTAGATAGAATTGAGGGATTTGTAGAACAGGTGCTTTATTATTCTCGAAGTAATAATGCTCATAAAGATTATATTATAAAACAAATCAACCTTGATGATGTAGTAAGAAATGTAGTCAAAAGAAATTATAGAGATTTTATTCATAAGAAAATAAAATTAGATATAAAAGATATTAATGAAATTGTATATACCGATGAAAAATGGACTAAATTTATTATTAATCAGATAATTGGAAACTCTATAAAGTATTGTAGTAATAAAGAACCAATAATAAATATATATTCAGTTAAGAAAGCTAATTCGGTAATGCTAATTATAGATGATAATGGAGTAGGTATAATAGATAAAGATATAAATAGAATCTTTGAAAAAGGCTTCACTGGTGAGAATGGAAGAAGATTTAGCAAAAGCACAGGGATAGGATTGTATCTATGTGAAAAGCTTTGCTTGAAATTGGGATTAAAAATTAGTATTGACTCTGAGGTGAATAAAGGAACTAGAGTTACGATAATATTTCCATTGTCAGATATGGTAACTTTTACAGAAGAAAATTGA